A single genomic interval of Romboutsia ilealis harbors:
- a CDS encoding threonine/serine exporter family protein, with protein sequence MLIEVIAAFFVAYSFGILFNIKGKYLIIAGCGGAIGWFLYKFCIQIGICETSSLFIASVGFSIYCETCARLYKTPSTILSVCCLIPLVPGYGIYNTLYSFLIKNYILAVDYGFTTISNACTLALGIILISALYRNHTLNKKYKKIK encoded by the coding sequence ATGCTAATTGAAGTAATAGCAGCATTTTTTGTTGCATATTCTTTTGGAATACTTTTTAATATAAAAGGAAAATATTTAATAATTGCTGGCTGTGGTGGAGCTATTGGTTGGTTTTTATATAAATTCTGTATCCAAATTGGCATTTGTGAAACCTCTTCTCTTTTTATTGCATCAGTTGGATTTAGTATATATTGCGAGACTTGTGCACGTTTATACAAAACACCATCTACAATCTTAAGTGTTTGCTGTCTAATACCATTAGTTCCTGGTTATGGAATTTATAACACATTATATTCTTTTTTAATAAAAAATTATATACTAGCTGTAGACTATGGTTTTACTACTATATCTAATGCTTGCACACTCGCTTTAGGTATAATATTGATATCTGCACTTTATAGAAATCACACATTAAATAAAAAATATAAGAAAATTAAATAG
- a CDS encoding YgiQ family radical SAM protein yields MENKFLPICKQDMIDRGWDQLDFVLVTGDAYVDHHSFGTAIISRVLENAGYKVGIIAQPDWKTTDDFMKLGKPRLGFLVNSGNMDSMVNHYSVSKKHRDKDMYSPGGKMGCRPDRAVIVYCNKIREAYKDVNIVIGGIEASLRRFAHYDYWSDRVRKSILIDSGADLLVYGMSEKQIVEVANALNDGFDPKYIRHINGTCYVADTKEEIYDDYVEIPSYKEICESKETYAKAFKIQYDEQDPFRGKAIIQKHGDKYLVQNKPEAPLNREELDAVYALPYAKDYHPIYKDMGGIPAIEEVKFGIVSSRGCFGSCSFCAITFHQGRAVQSRSHESILEEAKYITELPDFKGYIHDIGGPTANFRHEACKKQITKGACKHRQCLHPDPCKNLKVDHTDFVQLLRKVRSLPKVKKVFVRSGIRYDYVMADKDNKFMRELIEHHVSGQLKVAPEHIAEEVLQYMQKPAGNTYDRFRQKFFDITEQVGKKQYIIPYLMSSHPGSTLNSAIELAEYLRDIKYQPEQVQDFYPTPGTLSTTMFYTGLDPLTMKPVYVPKSKHEKAMQRALLQYSAPRNYELVHQALVEAGREDLIGMAPRCLIKPREARGYLNRANSNKKGNKKTDNKNSKQRSNSKGGSSRGKNTNERNSKNTSKQKRKRR; encoded by the coding sequence ATGGAAAATAAATTTTTACCAATATGTAAGCAAGACATGATAGATAGAGGATGGGATCAACTTGATTTTGTACTAGTTACAGGAGATGCATATGTTGACCATCACAGTTTCGGAACTGCAATAATATCTAGAGTATTAGAAAATGCAGGATATAAAGTAGGTATAATAGCGCAACCTGATTGGAAAACTACAGATGATTTTATGAAACTAGGAAAACCAAGACTTGGATTCTTAGTAAACTCAGGAAATATGGACTCTATGGTAAATCATTACTCAGTAAGTAAAAAACATAGAGATAAAGATATGTATTCTCCGGGTGGAAAAATGGGATGTAGACCAGATAGAGCTGTTATAGTTTATTGCAATAAAATAAGAGAAGCATATAAGGATGTAAACATAGTAATAGGTGGGATAGAAGCAAGTTTAAGAAGATTTGCTCACTATGATTATTGGAGCGATAGAGTTAGAAAATCTATATTAATAGATAGTGGAGCAGACTTACTAGTTTACGGAATGAGTGAAAAACAAATAGTAGAAGTTGCAAATGCATTAAATGATGGATTTGATCCTAAATATATAAGACATATAAATGGGACTTGCTATGTTGCAGATACTAAAGAAGAAATATATGATGATTATGTAGAAATACCATCATATAAAGAAATATGTGAAAGTAAAGAAACTTATGCAAAAGCTTTTAAAATTCAATATGATGAACAAGATCCATTTAGAGGAAAAGCAATAATACAAAAACATGGTGATAAGTATTTAGTTCAAAATAAACCAGAGGCACCATTAAATAGAGAAGAGTTAGATGCAGTTTATGCATTACCATATGCTAAGGATTATCATCCTATATATAAAGATATGGGAGGAATACCTGCCATAGAAGAAGTTAAATTTGGTATAGTAAGTTCTAGAGGATGTTTTGGTAGTTGTTCATTCTGTGCAATTACATTCCATCAAGGAAGAGCAGTACAAAGTAGAAGTCATGAATCTATACTAGAAGAAGCTAAATATATAACAGAGCTTCCAGATTTTAAAGGATATATACATGATATTGGAGGTCCTACTGCAAACTTTAGACATGAAGCATGTAAAAAGCAAATAACAAAGGGGGCTTGTAAGCATAGACAATGTCTTCATCCAGATCCATGTAAAAATTTAAAAGTTGATCATACTGACTTTGTACAACTTCTTAGAAAAGTAAGAAGTTTACCTAAAGTTAAGAAGGTATTTGTGCGTTCGGGAATAAGATATGATTATGTGATGGCGGATAAAGACAACAAGTTCATGAGAGAATTAATTGAGCACCATGTTAGTGGTCAGTTAAAAGTTGCACCAGAACATATTGCAGAAGAAGTTTTACAATATATGCAAAAACCAGCAGGAAACACATATGATAGATTTAGACAAAAGTTCTTTGATATAACTGAACAAGTAGGGAAAAAGCAATACATTATACCTTATTTAATGTCATCTCATCCAGGTTCTACACTTAATAGTGCTATAGAACTTGCTGAGTACTTAAGAGATATAAAATATCAACCAGAACAAGTTCAAGATTTTTATCCAACTCCAGGTACATTATCTACTACAATGTTCTATACAGGTCTTGATCCATTAACTATGAAGCCTGTATACGTGCCAAAATCAAAGCATGAAAAGGCAATGCAAAGAGCATTATTACAATATAGTGCTCCGAGAAACTATGAATTAGTTCATCAAGCATTAGTTGAAGCAGGTAGAGAAGATTTAATTGGTATGGCTCCAAGGTGTTTAATAAAACCAAGAGAAGCAAGAGGTTATTTAAATAGAGCTAATTCGAATAAAAAAGGAAATAAAAAAACTGATAATAAAAATTCTAAACAAAGAAGTAATTCAAAAGGTGGCTCTTCAAGAGGGAAAAATACTAATGAAAGAAACTCTAAAAATACGAGTAAACAGAAAAGAAAAAGAAGATAA
- the ybaK gene encoding Cys-tRNA(Pro) deacylase: MSKVKTNAMRILDSNKINYNMLSYETKKGEHMDGVEVAHQIGKDVSEVYKTLVVQGASKSIYVYVIPVNENLDLKKAAKVASEKNVAMINVNDINKFTGYIRGGCSPIGMKKLYKTFVNESAKELSVMIVSAGKIGYQVELSPIDLQKLIKCEFRDIVK, from the coding sequence ATGTCAAAAGTAAAAACTAATGCAATGAGAATATTAGATTCTAATAAAATAAATTATAATATGTTATCTTATGAAACTAAAAAAGGTGAACATATGGATGGTGTAGAAGTTGCACATCAGATAGGGAAAGATGTAAGTGAAGTATATAAAACTTTAGTCGTTCAAGGTGCTAGCAAAAGTATTTATGTTTATGTTATACCTGTAAATGAAAATTTAGATTTGAAAAAAGCCGCTAAAGTAGCTAGTGAGAAAAACGTAGCAATGATTAATGTGAATGATATAAATAAATTTACTGGATATATAAGAGGAGGATGTTCACCTATCGGTATGAAAAAGCTGTACAAAACATTTGTGAATGAAAGTGCAAAAGAACTTAGCGTCATGATAGTTAGTGCAGGTAAGATTGGATATCAAGTTGAATTATCTCCTATAGATTTACAGAAATTAATAAAGTGTGAATTTAGAGATATAGTTAAATAA
- a CDS encoding CvfB family protein, which yields MIKIGDFNTLEVKRSTDFGYFLDGKTNNSKDDILLHKRLIGKNEINVGDIVNAFIYKDSEGRKAATLIPPKAKVNEIAYLKVVAHTKIGSFIDIGLQKDILVPFKAKTYDLEKGHRYLFYIYLDKTGRLAATTDIDQYLTTDHNYNIGDSVEGIVYGFQTNNSAMICVDNKYAGVILHNEYFTELNIGDKLTLNVINIYEDDKLGLSPRQSRKEELDILEKSIMNYLEGADGYMRFNDKSTPEELATVFNTSKKNFKRALGVLMKKDLIYQNENGTYLK from the coding sequence TTGATAAAAATAGGAGATTTTAATACACTTGAAGTTAAAAGATCTACTGATTTTGGTTATTTCTTAGATGGAAAAACTAATAACTCGAAAGATGATATACTTCTTCATAAAAGATTAATTGGTAAAAACGAAATTAATGTTGGAGATATAGTTAATGCATTTATATATAAAGACTCAGAAGGTAGAAAAGCTGCTACTTTGATACCTCCAAAAGCTAAGGTAAATGAAATTGCTTACTTAAAGGTAGTTGCTCATACTAAAATAGGAAGCTTTATAGATATTGGATTACAAAAAGATATATTAGTTCCTTTTAAAGCTAAAACTTACGATTTAGAAAAGGGTCATAGATATTTATTCTATATATACTTAGATAAAACAGGAAGACTTGCAGCAACTACAGATATAGATCAATATCTTACTACAGATCATAACTATAATATTGGTGATAGTGTAGAAGGTATAGTATATGGATTCCAAACTAATAACTCTGCTATGATATGTGTTGACAACAAATATGCAGGAGTTATACTTCACAATGAATATTTCACTGAATTGAATATAGGAGATAAGTTAACTTTAAATGTTATAAATATTTATGAAGATGATAAACTTGGATTATCACCTAGACAAAGTAGAAAAGAAGAATTAGATATATTAGAAAAATCTATAATGAATTATTTAGAAGGTGCTGACGGGTATATGAGATTTAATGATAAATCTACACCAGAAGAATTAGCTACTGTATTTAATACTAGTAAGAAAAATTTTAAAAGAGCTTTAGGAGTTCTTATGAAAAAAGATTTAATATATCAAAATGAAAACGGAACATATTTAAAATAA
- a CDS encoding dipeptidase yields the protein MIFDAHCDIWTHVARKRLEGEQDIIRKYHLNKFKESDINGGIFVVWVDPPYDKNPKYRTKQILDKIQEEIKDSDDIVQIINNSEDFDKAKEHNKIAILIGMEGLQAIDDNIDDIEKLYSFGVRHASLTWNEENKLATGAKGNIERGLTEDGAKLVRKMEKLGMVLDVSHANEKTFWDICKVATKPFIASHSNCRSLCDVPRNLTDDQLREIASRNGVVGINSYEEFVSSNLEKRTIEGLVDHIDHMVEVMGINHIGLGFDFAEYMNSETLKHYASTYTYGVRGLEDTTKAKNIINALETRGYSKEDIEKICYKNFYRVIKEIIK from the coding sequence ATGATATTTGATGCTCATTGTGATATATGGACTCATGTAGCTAGAAAAAGGCTAGAGGGGGAACAAGATATTATTCGAAAATATCACTTAAATAAATTTAAAGAATCGGATATAAATGGAGGTATATTTGTTGTTTGGGTAGATCCGCCTTATGATAAAAATCCTAAATATAGAACTAAGCAAATATTAGATAAAATACAAGAAGAAATAAAAGATAGTGATGATATAGTGCAGATAATTAATAATAGTGAAGACTTTGATAAAGCTAAGGAACATAATAAGATAGCTATATTAATAGGCATGGAAGGCTTACAAGCTATAGACGATAATATAGATGATATAGAAAAATTATATTCATTTGGGGTTAGACATGCGAGCCTTACTTGGAATGAAGAAAATAAATTAGCAACAGGAGCAAAGGGAAATATTGAAAGAGGTTTAACTGAAGATGGAGCAAAACTTGTACGAAAAATGGAAAAATTAGGTATGGTGCTGGATGTATCTCATGCCAATGAAAAGACTTTTTGGGATATATGTAAAGTGGCAACGAAACCATTTATAGCATCACATTCGAATTGTCGAAGTCTTTGTGATGTTCCTAGAAATCTTACAGACGATCAGTTAAGAGAAATTGCTTCACGAAATGGAGTAGTAGGGATAAATTCATATGAAGAATTTGTAAGCTCAAACTTAGAAAAACGAACAATAGAAGGTTTGGTAGATCATATAGACCATATGGTAGAAGTGATGGGAATTAATCATATAGGTTTAGGGTTTGACTTTGCTGAATATATGAATTCAGAAACATTAAAGCATTATGCAAGTACCTATACGTATGGAGTTAGAGGTCTTGAAGATACTACTAAAGCTAAAAATATAATAAATGCATTAGAAACGAGAGGTTATTCTAAAGAAGATATAGAGAAAATATGTTATAAAAACTTCTACAGAGTTATCAAAGAGATAATAAAATAA
- a CDS encoding energy-coupling factor transporter transmembrane component T family protein, with protein MNTEMLSYIKKDSPIHKSTGATKLICFLLWTIAAMITYDTRVLIGLFIVGIIAFKISKIKFKDVSFILYFILFFLALNALLIFVFSPYEGVEIYGSRTDLFHLIGPYTVTKEQLFYELNVILKYFATIPMALLFILTTDPSEFAASLNKIGISYKVAYTVSIALRYIPDVQRDYKDISFAQQARGIDLSSKEKLSKRIRNSAAILMPLIFSSLERIDKISLAMELRAFGNNKKRTWYNSRKFGKTDYISIAILLIIVAISIAMVKVNGSRFYNPFM; from the coding sequence ATGAATACAGAAATGTTGTCATATATAAAGAAAGACTCACCTATTCATAAGTCAACAGGTGCTACAAAGCTAATATGTTTTTTACTTTGGACAATAGCAGCTATGATAACATATGATACAAGAGTTTTAATAGGACTATTTATAGTAGGGATAATAGCATTTAAAATATCTAAAATAAAGTTTAAAGATGTATCTTTTATACTTTACTTTATATTATTTTTCTTGGCATTAAATGCTTTACTAATATTTGTATTCTCACCGTATGAAGGTGTAGAAATATATGGAAGCAGAACGGACTTATTCCATTTAATAGGTCCTTATACAGTGACAAAAGAACAATTATTTTATGAATTAAATGTAATATTAAAATACTTTGCAACAATACCTATGGCTCTGTTATTTATACTTACAACAGACCCTAGTGAGTTTGCAGCATCTTTAAATAAGATAGGTATAAGTTATAAAGTAGCATATACTGTATCAATTGCTCTTAGGTATATACCAGATGTTCAAAGAGATTATAAAGATATATCATTTGCTCAACAAGCAAGAGGCATAGATTTATCAAGTAAAGAAAAATTATCAAAGAGAATAAGAAATTCTGCAGCAATACTTATGCCGCTGATATTTTCTAGTTTAGAAAGAATAGATAAAATTAGTTTAGCAATGGAGCTTAGAGCGTTTGGAAATAATAAAAAGCGTACTTGGTATAATAGTAGAAAATTTGGAAAAACAGACTATATATCAATAGCTATACTGCTAATAATAGTAGCTATATCTATAGCGATGGTTAAAGTAAATGGATCAAGATTTTATAATCCATTTATGTAG
- a CDS encoding ECF-type riboflavin transporter substrate-binding protein codes for MKNKNKFSIRTIVAVGIGAAIFMILGRFGSIPSGIPNTNIETAYAYLALMSILYGPAAGFLIGLIGHGLKDLVFYGMPWFSWVISSAMVGLIIGLVWKKIRVNDGDFGIKQAILFNITQIIANVVAWFIVAPTLDIVIYMEPANKVYLQGAIGGISNMITIGILGTLLLSTYSKTKIKTGSLRVEE; via the coding sequence ATGAAAAATAAAAACAAATTTTCAATAAGAACTATAGTTGCAGTCGGAATTGGAGCAGCTATATTTATGATACTAGGAAGATTTGGATCTATACCAAGTGGGATACCTAATACAAATATAGAAACAGCATATGCATATTTAGCATTAATGTCAATATTATATGGTCCTGCAGCAGGATTTTTGATAGGACTTATAGGTCATGGACTTAAGGATTTAGTATTTTATGGGATGCCATGGTTTAGTTGGGTAATATCTTCAGCAATGGTAGGCCTTATTATCGGATTAGTATGGAAAAAAATAAGAGTAAATGATGGAGATTTCGGAATTAAACAGGCAATTTTATTTAATATTACTCAAATTATAGCAAATGTAGTTGCTTGGTTTATCGTGGCACCTACTTTAGATATAGTAATATATATGGAGCCTGCTAATAAGGTTTATCTTCAAGGTGCTATAGGCGGTATTTCTAATATGATTACAATAGGAATATTAGGTACTTTATTATTATCAACTTACTCTAAAACTAAGATCAAAACGGGTAGCTTAAGAGTAGAAGAATAG
- a CDS encoding ABC transporter ATP-binding protein, which translates to MKKKIIEFKDFSFQYRVQAEPTVKNINLTIYEGEKVLIVGPSGSGKSTLSHCINGLAPFFYDGFVTGQLSINGNDATKMNIFEISKIVGTVLQDPDSQFIGLTVGEDIAFKLENYCVSQDEMIDKVNKSAELVDIKKELYTSPYKLSGGQKQRVTLAGVTVDDVKILLFDEPLASLDPATGESAIELIDKMQKQNNKTAIIIEHRLEDVLHCDVDRVIVMDKGEIIADTTIDEIIRKDILRKVGIREPLYLTALRYANCEINNTLNLKNIETLELGEYKEKIKAWYENIEAYESDENKNPILELDNVNFSYNKEKQILKNVSFKINKGDMAAIVGRNGAGKSTISKLVCGFYKPTSGRILFDGNDMVDDTIKERSEKIGFVMQNPNQMISKTMVYDEVAFGLKIRGLSDSQIKERVYETLKICGLYGYRNWPISALSFGQKKRVTIASILVLNPEMIILDEPTAGQDFKHYTEIMEFLVDLNKKGVTILMVTHDMHLMLEYTNKVIVLSEGEKIADNIPAYVLTNKEIIEKANLKETSLHQLALKCNIEDTTKFVNRFIDYDRRVR; encoded by the coding sequence ATGAAAAAAAAGATTATAGAATTTAAAGATTTTAGCTTTCAATATAGAGTACAAGCTGAGCCTACAGTAAAAAATATAAACTTAACTATATATGAAGGTGAAAAAGTGCTTATAGTAGGGCCATCAGGATCAGGAAAAAGTACTTTATCACACTGTATAAATGGACTTGCACCATTTTTCTATGATGGATTTGTAACGGGACAGTTAAGTATAAATGGTAATGATGCAACAAAAATGAATATATTTGAGATATCTAAGATTGTAGGAACAGTTCTTCAGGACCCAGATAGTCAATTTATAGGTCTTACAGTTGGAGAAGATATAGCGTTTAAATTAGAAAACTACTGTGTAAGCCAGGATGAAATGATAGATAAGGTAAATAAATCAGCTGAATTGGTTGACATAAAGAAGGAACTTTATACATCACCATATAAATTATCTGGTGGTCAAAAACAAAGAGTAACTTTAGCAGGGGTTACTGTAGATGATGTAAAGATACTTTTATTTGATGAGCCTTTAGCTAGTTTAGATCCAGCTACTGGAGAAAGTGCTATAGAATTAATAGATAAGATGCAAAAACAAAATAACAAAACTGCAATCATTATAGAACATAGATTAGAAGATGTATTACATTGTGATGTAGACAGAGTAATCGTGATGGATAAAGGTGAAATAATAGCTGATACTACTATAGATGAAATAATACGTAAAGATATTTTGAGAAAAGTAGGAATTAGGGAGCCACTATATTTAACAGCTTTAAGATATGCTAATTGTGAGATAAATAATACTTTAAACTTAAAAAATATAGAAACTCTAGAACTTGGAGAATACAAAGAAAAAATAAAAGCTTGGTATGAAAATATAGAGGCTTATGAAAGTGATGAAAATAAAAATCCAATATTAGAATTGGATAATGTTAACTTCTCATATAATAAAGAAAAGCAAATATTAAAAAATGTATCTTTTAAAATAAATAAAGGAGATATGGCTGCTATAGTAGGAAGAAATGGTGCGGGAAAATCTACTATATCTAAGTTAGTTTGTGGATTCTATAAACCGACTAGTGGAAGAATATTATTTGATGGAAACGATATGGTAGATGATACTATAAAAGAGCGTTCAGAAAAAATTGGATTTGTTATGCAAAATCCTAATCAGATGATATCTAAAACGATGGTATATGATGAAGTTGCATTTGGACTTAAAATAAGGGGATTATCTGATTCTCAAATAAAAGAAAGAGTATATGAAACATTAAAAATATGTGGATTATATGGATATAGAAATTGGCCAATATCAGCACTTAGCTTTGGTCAAAAGAAAAGAGTAACTATAGCGTCTATATTAGTTTTAAATCCAGAAATGATAATACTTGATGAGCCTACGGCTGGACAAGACTTTAAGCATTATACTGAAATAATGGAGTTTTTAGTAGATTTAAATAAAAAAGGTGTTACTATATTGATGGTTACTCATGATATGCATTTAATGCTAGAATATACAAATAAGGTTATAGTTTTATCTGAAGGAGAAAAGATAGCTGATAATATTCCAGCGTATGTATTAACTAATAAAGAGATTATAGAAAAAGCTAATTTAAAAGAAACTTCATTACATCAGTTAGCTTTAAAATGTAATATAGAAGATACAACTAAGTTTGTAAATAGATTTATAGATTATGATAGGAGAGTGAGATAG
- a CDS encoding aminopeptidase P family protein: MMIKQRIEKIRDLMKEKNIYAYIVPSSDYHQSEYVGDYFKSREFMSGFTGSAGTLIISMDEAGLWTDGRYFIQAENELKDSGIKLFKMGEEGVPTIEEYLLEKLPKNSTLGFDGRVMSVKEGQSLASKLSFKGINIEYKYDLVNDIWKERCSLPTEKAFLLDIEYSGENFSDKLSRIRTVMKEKKATIHILASLDDIAWLFNIRGRDIKSNPVVLSYAIIGIDSVYLFIDKNKISEDIRTELSKENVQIKGYEEVYEFIKNIDENEVVLIDTSKVNYAIYNNIPSNVRKIEERNPSTLFKSIKNKIELKNIRNSHIKDGVAFTKFMYWLKNNIGKMEITEISATQKLEDFRREQEKFIEPSFSTIAAYKEHAAMMHYSATEESNYKLEPRDLFLVDSGGQYFDGTTDITRTIALGPIPKHVRRDFTNVVRGMIRLSKAKFLYGCRGYNLDILARGPLWEEGIDYKCGTGHGIGFVLNVHEGPNGFRWKVREGIDDNCILEEGMVTTNEPGVYVENSHGIRIENEIVVRKSDKNEYGQFMDFEVITFAPIDLDAIDESLILEDERIYLNNYHKQVYDKISPYLNEEEKHWLKTYTREI, encoded by the coding sequence ATTATGATAAAACAAAGAATAGAGAAGATAAGAGATTTAATGAAAGAAAAAAATATATATGCATATATAGTTCCATCATCAGATTATCATCAAAGTGAATATGTAGGTGATTATTTTAAGTCTAGAGAATTTATGTCAGGTTTTACAGGGTCAGCAGGAACTTTAATAATATCTATGGATGAAGCGGGGCTTTGGACTGATGGAAGATATTTTATACAAGCAGAGAATGAGTTAAAAGATAGTGGTATAAAGCTATTTAAAATGGGAGAAGAGGGTGTACCTACTATAGAAGAATATTTATTAGAAAAATTACCTAAAAACTCTACTCTTGGATTTGATGGAAGAGTAATGTCTGTAAAAGAAGGACAAAGCCTTGCAAGTAAATTATCATTTAAAGGGATAAATATTGAATATAAATATGACTTAGTTAATGATATCTGGAAAGAGAGATGTTCATTGCCTACAGAAAAAGCATTTTTATTAGATATTGAATATAGTGGGGAAAACTTTAGTGATAAGTTATCTAGAATAAGAACAGTAATGAAAGAGAAAAAAGCTACTATTCATATTTTAGCATCTTTAGATGATATAGCTTGGTTATTTAACATAAGAGGTAGAGATATAAAATCAAATCCTGTAGTATTATCATATGCAATTATAGGTATTGATAGTGTTTATTTATTTATTGATAAAAATAAGATAAGTGAAGATATAAGAACAGAATTAAGTAAAGAAAATGTTCAGATAAAAGGATATGAAGAAGTATATGAGTTTATAAAAAATATAGATGAGAATGAAGTTGTTTTAATAGATACATCAAAAGTAAATTATGCAATATATAACAATATACCATCTAATGTTCGTAAAATAGAAGAAAGAAATCCATCTACATTATTTAAGTCAATAAAAAATAAAATAGAATTAAAGAATATAAGAAATAGTCATATAAAGGATGGGGTAGCATTTACTAAGTTTATGTACTGGTTAAAAAATAATATAGGAAAGATGGAAATAACAGAAATTAGTGCTACACAAAAATTAGAAGATTTTAGAAGGGAACAAGAGAAATTTATAGAACCGAGTTTTTCAACTATAGCTGCGTATAAAGAACATGCAGCTATGATGCATTATAGTGCCACAGAAGAAAGTAATTACAAATTAGAGCCAAGAGATTTATTCTTAGTAGATTCAGGTGGTCAATATTTTGATGGTACAACTGATATAACAAGGACTATAGCGTTAGGACCTATCCCTAAACATGTTAGAAGAGACTTTACAAATGTTGTTAGGGGAATGATTAGACTTTCGAAAGCTAAATTTTTATATGGATGTAGAGGCTATAATTTAGATATTCTTGCTAGAGGTCCGTTATGGGAAGAAGGAATAGATTATAAATGTGGTACAGGACATGGAATAGGATTTGTATTAAATGTACATGAAGGTCCTAATGGATTTAGATGGAAAGTAAGAGAAGGCATAGATGATAATTGCATATTAGAAGAAGGCATGGTCACAACGAATGAACCAGGAGTATATGTAGAAAATTCTCACGGAATTAGAATAGAAAATGAAATAGTAGTTAGAAAATCAGATAAAAATGAATATGGCCAATTTATGGACTTTGAAGTAATTACATTTGCACCAATTGATTTAGATGCGATAGATGAAAGTCTTATCCTAGAAGATGAAAGAATTTATTTAAATAATTATCACAAACAAGTATATGATAAGATTTCACCATATTTAAATGAAGAAGAGAAGCACTGGTTAAAGACTTATACAAGAGAAATATAG
- a CDS encoding threonine/serine exporter family protein, translated as MNINKLLKFSSDAGKLMLQSGGETYRVEETVSRICQSFDVDEVEVFASPTAVMISILFNGEIHSIVKRINYRGIDLNMVHNINSLSREIYQHRLSIDICEKKLKDICKSNCYPLSKTLFFAGIATSTFTILFDGKIREFLCAFFIGVLTKLISITLQKYNLNDFFLNIICGSFVATSSIICLHFGIINELNKLIAGSIMLLVPGLALTNSIRDLLEGQLVSGLTRAAEAFFIGLSAAIGTGSILRIYLRLGGF; from the coding sequence ATGAATATTAATAAATTACTTAAATTTTCTTCAGATGCAGGAAAATTAATGTTACAAAGTGGAGGGGAAACTTATCGAGTTGAAGAAACTGTGTCTAGGATATGCCAATCTTTTGATGTTGATGAAGTTGAAGTATTTGCTTCTCCAACTGCAGTCATGATATCTATATTATTTAACGGAGAAATTCATTCTATTGTAAAAAGAATCAATTATAGAGGAATAGATTTAAACATGGTACATAATATAAATTCTTTATCTAGAGAAATCTATCAACATAGACTTAGTATTGATATTTGTGAGAAGAAATTAAAAGATATATGTAAATCTAATTGTTACCCTTTAAGTAAAACTTTATTTTTTGCCGGAATTGCTACTTCCACATTTACAATACTCTTTGATGGAAAAATTAGAGAGTTTTTATGTGCATTTTTTATAGGAGTTTTAACTAAATTAATATCTATAACTCTTCAAAAATATAACTTAAATGATTTTTTTCTAAATATAATTTGTGGAAGTTTTGTAGCTACTTCTTCTATAATATGTCTTCATTTTGGAATAATTAATGAGTTGAATAAATTAATAGCTGGAAGTATAATGCTATTAGTTCCAGGACTTGCACTTACAAATTCTATTAGAGATTTACTAGAGGGTCAACTAGTATCTGGACTCACTCGTGCTGCTGAAGCATTTTTCATAGGTCTCTCTGCAGCTATCGGAACAGGTTCTATCCTCCGCATTTATTTAAGACTTGGAGGATTTTAA